The following are encoded in a window of Streptomyces sp. SAT1 genomic DNA:
- a CDS encoding uroporphyrinogen-III synthase: MSPTTLPAGPEHGHVTFLGAGPGDPGLLTLRAVEALASADVLVAEHEVLDVVRTHARQGVSVVHTDAGPSSDAVQGTGTPQLKVVDSTSAAVGAPAVRDAAHLVMEAARGGRRVVRAVSGDPGLDTDAAAEMLACAAAGVPFEVVPGIASAVGVPAYAGVPLRDAEGTDVRFVDARTASDRCWTEVGASDGTVVVSTTLDSVAATAGELVTAGRKPDTPMTVTVGGTTTRQRTWTATLGTVAQTLKQAKVLPSPDGGRPVIAVVGERSAAAARRDQLSWFESKPLFGWKVLVPRTKEQAASLSDQLRSYGAVPHEVPTIAVEPPRTPQQMERAVKGLVTGRYEWIAFTSVNAVKAVREKFEEYGLDARAFAGIKVAAVGEQTAKALIAFGVKPDLVPSGEQSAAGLLEDWPPYDPVFDPIDRVFLPRADIATETLVAGLIELGWEVDDVTAYRTVRASPPPAETREAIKGGGFDAVLFTSSSTVRNLVGIAGKPHNVTVIACIGPATAKTAEEHGLRVDVMAPEPSVLRLAEALADFGLKRRAAALEAGDPVTRPSERRPGARRRRSTT, encoded by the coding sequence TTGAGCCCCACCACCCTTCCCGCCGGTCCGGAACACGGGCACGTCACCTTCCTCGGTGCCGGACCCGGAGATCCGGGACTGCTCACTCTGCGCGCCGTGGAGGCGCTGGCGAGCGCGGACGTCCTGGTCGCCGAGCACGAGGTGCTCGACGTCGTACGCACGCACGCCCGCCAGGGCGTGTCGGTCGTGCACACGGACGCCGGTCCCTCGTCGGACGCCGTCCAGGGCACGGGCACGCCGCAGCTGAAGGTCGTTGACAGTACGTCAGCGGCCGTCGGGGCCCCCGCGGTGCGGGATGCCGCACATCTTGTCATGGAGGCCGCGCGGGGCGGCAGGCGGGTCGTCCGTGCGGTGTCCGGGGATCCCGGGCTCGACACGGACGCCGCCGCCGAGATGCTCGCCTGCGCCGCCGCGGGCGTGCCCTTCGAGGTCGTCCCCGGTATCGCGAGCGCCGTCGGCGTGCCCGCGTACGCCGGTGTGCCGCTGCGCGACGCCGAGGGCACCGACGTGCGGTTCGTCGACGCCCGTACCGCCTCCGACCGCTGCTGGACGGAGGTCGGCGCCTCGGACGGCACGGTCGTCGTGTCCACCACGCTGGACTCGGTGGCGGCCACGGCCGGGGAACTCGTCACGGCCGGCCGCAAGCCGGACACCCCGATGACGGTGACCGTCGGCGGCACGACCACCCGCCAGCGCACCTGGACCGCCACGCTCGGCACGGTCGCCCAGACCCTGAAGCAGGCCAAGGTGCTGCCGTCCCCGGACGGCGGCCGGCCGGTGATAGCCGTGGTCGGCGAGCGCAGTGCCGCGGCGGCGCGGCGCGACCAGCTGTCGTGGTTCGAGTCCAAGCCGCTGTTCGGCTGGAAGGTCCTGGTGCCGCGCACCAAGGAGCAGGCCGCTTCGCTCTCCGACCAGTTGCGCTCCTACGGCGCGGTGCCGCACGAGGTGCCGACCATCGCCGTGGAGCCCCCGCGCACCCCGCAGCAGATGGAGCGCGCGGTCAAGGGCCTGGTGACCGGCCGCTACGAGTGGATCGCGTTCACCTCGGTCAACGCGGTCAAGGCGGTCCGCGAGAAGTTCGAGGAGTACGGCCTGGACGCCCGCGCCTTCGCGGGCATCAAGGTCGCGGCGGTGGGCGAGCAGACCGCCAAGGCGCTGATCGCCTTCGGTGTGAAGCCGGACCTGGTGCCCAGCGGCGAGCAGTCGGCCGCCGGTCTCCTGGAGGACTGGCCGCCCTACGACCCGGTGTTCGACCCGATCGACCGCGTCTTCCTGCCGCGCGCCGACATCGCCACGGAGACCCTGGTCGCCGGGCTGATCGAGCTGGGCTGGGAGGTCGACGACGTCACCGCCTACCGCACCGTGCGCGCCTCGCCGCCCCCGGCGGAGACGCGGGAGGCGATCAAGGGCGGCGGTTTCGACGCGGTGCTCTTCACCTCGTCCTCCACGGTCCGCAACCTGGTCGGCATCGCGGGCAAGCCGCACAACGTGACGGTGATCGCCTGCATCGGCCCGGCCACGGCCAAGACCGCCGAGGAGCACGGCCTGCGCGTGGACGTGATGGCTCCCGAGCCGTCCGTCCTCAGGCTGGCCGAGGCGCTGGCCGATTTCGGCCTCAAGCGCCGGGCCGCGGCGCTGGAGGCCGGCGACCCGGTGACCCGGCCGAGCGAGCGGCGGCCGGGTGCGCGCAGGCGCCGGTCGACGACCTGA
- a CDS encoding redox-sensing transcriptional repressor Rex — protein MATGRTHRPATRSRGIPEATVARLPLYLRALTALSERSVPTVSSEELAAAAGVNSAKLRKDFSYLGSYGTRGVGYDVEYLVYQISRELGLTQDWPVVIVGIGNLGAALANYGGFASRGFRVAALIDADPAMAGKPVAGIPVQHTDELEAIIRDNGVSIGVIATPAGAAQQVCDRLVAAGVTSILNFAPTVLNVPEGVDVRKVDLSIELQILAFHEQRKAGEEAAAEGPLPAAGAARKRSADQGPDGDVPAVMPA, from the coding sequence GTGGCAACTGGCCGAACTCACCGACCGGCGACCCGTAGCCGAGGGATTCCCGAGGCCACCGTCGCCCGGCTTCCGCTGTACCTCCGAGCCCTGACCGCGCTGTCGGAGCGCTCGGTGCCCACCGTCTCCTCCGAGGAGCTGGCGGCGGCGGCGGGAGTCAACTCCGCCAAGCTGCGCAAGGACTTCTCCTACCTCGGCTCCTACGGGACCCGCGGTGTGGGCTACGACGTCGAGTATCTCGTCTACCAGATCTCCCGCGAACTGGGCCTGACCCAGGACTGGCCGGTTGTGATCGTCGGTATCGGCAACCTCGGCGCCGCGCTCGCCAACTACGGCGGCTTCGCCTCCCGCGGCTTCCGGGTGGCCGCGCTCATCGACGCCGACCCCGCGATGGCCGGGAAGCCCGTCGCCGGGATCCCCGTCCAGCACACCGACGAGCTGGAGGCGATCATCCGGGACAACGGCGTCTCGATCGGCGTGATCGCGACCCCCGCGGGCGCCGCCCAGCAGGTCTGCGACCGGCTCGTCGCCGCCGGGGTGACCTCCATCCTGAACTTCGCGCCGACCGTGCTCAACGTCCCCGAAGGGGTCGACGTGCGCAAGGTCGACCTCTCCATCGAACTCCAGATCCTCGCCTTCCACGAGCAGCGCAAGGCCGGTGAGGAGGCCGCCGCCGAGGGCCCGCTGCCCGCCGCCGGTGCCGCCCGCAAGCGCTCCGCCGACCAGGGGCCCGACGGGGACGTCCCCGCCGTGATGCCGGCATGA
- a CDS encoding VOC family protein, translating to MSTEHPENPENPENTENSAPAPAFRYAAVTFDCADPAELARFYSEMLGLPVTFSTEDFFFLSREGAPGLGFHRLADYRRPTWPDGGQGKQAHLEVGVDDLDAAEAHLLARGAEKPGHQPSPDRWRVLLDPAGHPFCVTTLV from the coding sequence ATGAGCACTGAGCACCCCGAGAACCCCGAGAACCCCGAGAACACTGAGAACTCCGCACCCGCACCCGCGTTCCGCTACGCCGCCGTCACCTTCGACTGCGCCGACCCCGCCGAACTGGCCCGCTTCTACAGCGAGATGCTCGGCCTTCCCGTCACCTTCTCCACCGAGGACTTCTTCTTCCTCTCCCGCGAGGGCGCCCCCGGCCTCGGTTTCCACCGCCTCGCCGACTACCGCCGCCCCACCTGGCCGGACGGCGGCCAGGGCAAGCAGGCCCACCTCGAAGTGGGCGTCGACGACCTGGACGCGGCCGAGGCCCATCTGCTGGCCCGGGGCGCGGAGAAGCCCGGCCACCAGCCCTCCCCCGACCGCTGGCGGGTCCTGCTGGACCCGGCGGGCCATCCGTTCTGCGTCACGACCCTGGTCTGA
- a CDS encoding glutamyl-tRNA reductase — protein MSLLVVGLSHRSAPVSLLERASLNADDRAKLLQDTVAAEPATEAAVLATCNRIELYADVDKFHAGVAELSTLLARHSGVGLEELTPYLYVHYEDRAVHHLFSVACGLDSMVVGEGQILGQIKDSLARAQELHTAGRLLNDLFQQALRVGKRAHSETGIDRAGQSLVTFGLEQLSAGAPVADWARGKKALVIGAGSMSSLAAATLARAGVAEVVIANRTQERAERLARILTEGDDTHVPARAVPMDAVPVELTRADVAVSCTGATGLVLTAEAIAAAIEGRTGAPVAAPHDGRTDPAAPYAEAARSRTAPAAKPDARETATTPLPPAGAGEENCPLDLAAVEPAFSLLGESAVAGIDAATLEQHGAWVDGGTSLLERDRTRDAQAEAGADAELITALAATAATAGRVPERRRPEPVAVLPRPEPVLFVLDLAMPRDVDAAAHRLAGARLVDIESLADASADAPMAADVDQVRRIVSDEVAAFGAAQRAAHITPTVVALRTMAADVVSSEIARLEGRLPGLDDKHRAEITQTVRRVVDKLLHAPTVRVKQLAAEPGGAGYADALRTLFDLDQETVAAVSRAVSDPVAIDDHVKNGKNRGPA, from the coding sequence ATGAGCCTGCTCGTCGTCGGACTGAGTCACCGCAGCGCCCCGGTCAGCCTCCTGGAGCGCGCCTCGCTGAACGCGGACGACCGGGCCAAGCTGCTCCAGGACACCGTCGCCGCGGAGCCCGCCACCGAGGCCGCGGTCCTGGCCACCTGCAACCGCATCGAGCTGTACGCCGACGTGGACAAGTTCCACGCCGGTGTCGCCGAGCTGTCCACGCTGCTCGCCCGGCACAGCGGGGTCGGCCTGGAGGAACTCACCCCCTATCTCTATGTGCACTACGAGGACCGGGCCGTCCACCACCTGTTCTCGGTGGCCTGCGGCCTGGACTCGATGGTCGTCGGCGAGGGCCAGATCCTCGGCCAGATCAAGGACTCCCTGGCCCGCGCCCAGGAGCTGCACACCGCCGGGCGGCTGCTGAACGACCTGTTCCAGCAGGCCCTGCGGGTGGGCAAGCGGGCGCACTCGGAGACCGGCATCGACCGCGCCGGGCAGTCCCTGGTCACCTTCGGCCTGGAGCAGCTGTCCGCAGGCGCGCCCGTCGCCGACTGGGCGCGCGGCAAGAAGGCCCTGGTCATCGGCGCCGGTTCGATGTCGTCACTGGCCGCCGCCACGCTGGCGCGCGCCGGGGTCGCCGAGGTCGTGATCGCCAACCGCACCCAGGAGCGCGCCGAGCGGCTCGCCCGGATCCTCACCGAGGGCGACGACACGCACGTGCCGGCCCGCGCGGTACCGATGGACGCGGTACCGGTCGAGCTGACACGTGCAGACGTCGCCGTCTCCTGTACCGGCGCGACGGGACTCGTCCTGACGGCCGAGGCGATCGCCGCCGCGATCGAGGGCCGTACCGGAGCACCCGTCGCGGCCCCGCACGACGGTCGCACGGACCCGGCGGCCCCGTACGCCGAAGCCGCCCGGAGCCGCACCGCCCCGGCGGCGAAGCCGGACGCGCGCGAGACGGCCACGACGCCGCTGCCGCCCGCCGGTGCCGGTGAGGAGAACTGCCCGCTGGACCTGGCCGCCGTGGAACCCGCCTTCTCCCTGCTCGGCGAGTCCGCCGTGGCGGGCATCGACGCGGCCACCCTGGAGCAGCACGGCGCGTGGGTGGACGGCGGCACCTCGCTGCTGGAGCGGGACCGCACGCGCGACGCGCAGGCGGAGGCCGGCGCGGACGCCGAGCTGATCACCGCGCTCGCCGCGACCGCCGCCACCGCCGGCCGGGTCCCCGAGCGCCGCAGGCCCGAACCGGTCGCCGTGCTGCCGCGCCCCGAGCCGGTCCTCTTCGTCCTCGACCTGGCCATGCCCCGCGACGTCGACGCCGCCGCGCACCGGCTGGCCGGGGCGCGCCTGGTGGACATCGAGTCGCTCGCCGACGCCTCCGCCGACGCGCCGATGGCGGCCGACGTCGACCAGGTCCGCCGGATCGTCTCCGACGAGGTCGCGGCCTTCGGGGCGGCCCAGCGGGCGGCGCACATCACGCCCACCGTGGTCGCCCTGCGCACCATGGCCGCCGACGTCGTGTCCAGCGAGATCGCCCGCCTCGAAGGGCGGCTGCCGGGCCTGGACGACAAGCACCGCGCGGAGATCACCCAGACCGTACGGCGGGTGGTGGACAAGCTGCTGCACGCGCCGACCGTGCGGGTCAAGCAGCTCGCGGCCGAGCCCGGCGGCGCCGGGTACGCGGACGCGCTGCGCACCCTGTTCGACCTGGACCAGGAGACGGTGGCCGCCGTCTCCCGGGCCGTGAGCGACCCCGTCGCCATCGACGACCACGTGAAGAACGGCAAGAACCGAGGGCCAGCATGA
- a CDS encoding HAD family hydrolase has translation MAALGWLTPRRRSATARSVLAGEASAEAARKSTQEADAPPPAPEEPQFPVPGDDRAAAFFDLDNTVMQGAALFHFGRGLYKRKFFETRDLARFAWQQAWFRLAGVEDPEHMQDARDSALSIVKGHRVAELESIGEEIYDEYMAERIWPGTRALAQAHLDAGQKVWLVTAAPVEIAQVIARRLGLTGALGTVAESVAGVYTGRLVGEPLHGPAKAEAVRALAAAEGLDLSRCAAYSDSHNDIPMLSLVGHPYAINPDAKLRRHAREKDWRLRDYRTGRKAAKVGIPAAAGVGAVAGGTAAAIALHRRRR, from the coding sequence ATGGCCGCTCTCGGATGGCTCACCCCCCGTAGGCGCTCCGCCACCGCGCGGAGCGTGCTGGCAGGCGAGGCCTCGGCGGAGGCAGCGCGCAAGTCCACGCAGGAGGCGGACGCCCCGCCGCCCGCGCCCGAGGAGCCTCAGTTCCCCGTGCCCGGGGACGACCGCGCCGCCGCCTTCTTCGACCTCGACAACACCGTGATGCAGGGCGCCGCGCTGTTCCACTTCGGCCGCGGCCTGTACAAACGGAAGTTCTTCGAGACCCGCGACCTCGCCCGGTTCGCCTGGCAGCAGGCGTGGTTCCGGCTGGCCGGGGTCGAGGACCCCGAGCACATGCAGGACGCCCGCGACTCCGCGCTCTCCATCGTCAAGGGCCACCGCGTCGCCGAGCTGGAGTCCATCGGCGAGGAGATCTACGACGAGTACATGGCCGAGCGCATCTGGCCGGGCACCCGGGCGCTCGCCCAGGCCCACCTCGACGCCGGCCAGAAGGTGTGGCTGGTCACCGCGGCCCCGGTCGAGATCGCCCAGGTCATCGCGCGGCGCCTGGGCCTGACCGGCGCGCTGGGCACGGTGGCCGAGTCGGTCGCCGGCGTCTACACCGGCCGCCTGGTCGGCGAACCGCTGCACGGCCCGGCCAAGGCGGAGGCGGTACGCGCCCTCGCGGCGGCCGAGGGCCTGGACCTGTCCCGCTGCGCCGCCTACAGCGACTCGCACAACGACATCCCCATGCTGTCGCTGGTCGGCCACCCGTACGCCATCAACCCGGACGCCAAGCTCCGCCGCCACGCCCGCGAGAAGGACTGGCGCCTGCGCGACTACCGCACCGGCCGCAAGGCCGCGAAGGTCGGCATCCCCGCGGCGGCGGGCGTCGGCGCGGTCGCCGGCGGCACCGCGGCGGCCATCGCCCTGCACCGCCGCAGGCGCTAG
- a CDS encoding ECF subfamily RNA polymerase sigma factor, BldN family yields the protein MYPHVGVDASGLATLRATVLDLLRALVPTAYAGPAFATAAPIGPCYALADGMEQGPARSAVVEGRRSAEGRAARRGRSAPAATVRRPAADSDSARMMDLVERAQAGEADAFGRLYDQYSDTVYRYIYYRVGGKATAEDLTSETFLRALRRIGTFTWQGRDFGAWLVTIARNLVADHFKSSRFRLEVTTGEMLDANEVERSPEDSVLESLSNAALLDAVRRLNPQQQECVTLRFLQGLSVAETARVMGKNEGAIKTLQYRAVRTLARLLPDDAR from the coding sequence GTGTACCCACACGTCGGGGTTGACGCCTCGGGCCTGGCTACGCTCCGCGCAACGGTCCTCGACCTGCTGCGCGCCCTCGTCCCCACCGCGTACGCCGGCCCCGCCTTCGCCACCGCAGCGCCGATCGGCCCGTGCTACGCGCTGGCCGACGGCATGGAGCAGGGCCCCGCGCGCAGCGCCGTCGTCGAGGGCCGGCGCTCCGCCGAGGGGAGGGCGGCCAGACGAGGCCGCTCCGCCCCGGCGGCCACCGTCCGCCGCCCGGCCGCGGACAGCGACAGCGCCCGGATGATGGACCTCGTCGAGCGCGCCCAGGCCGGCGAGGCCGACGCCTTCGGGCGCCTCTACGACCAGTACAGCGACACCGTGTACCGGTACATCTACTACCGGGTGGGCGGCAAGGCGACCGCCGAGGACCTCACCAGCGAGACCTTTCTGCGGGCCCTGCGCCGCATCGGCACCTTCACCTGGCAGGGCCGCGACTTCGGCGCCTGGCTGGTCACCATCGCCCGCAACCTGGTGGCCGACCACTTCAAGTCCAGCCGCTTCCGGCTGGAGGTCACCACCGGCGAGATGCTCGACGCCAACGAGGTCGAGCGCTCCCCGGAGGACTCCGTCCTGGAGTCCCTGTCCAACGCCGCGCTGCTGGACGCCGTACGGCGGCTCAACCCGCAGCAGCAGGAGTGCGTCACCCTCCGCTTCCTCCAGGGCCTGTCCGTCGCGGAGACCGCCCGGGTGATGGGCAAGAACGAGGGCGCGATCAAGACCCTCCAGTACCGGGCCGTACGCACCCTCGCCCGGCTGCTGCCGGACGACGCCCGCTGA
- a CDS encoding RICIN domain-containing protein: MTVRRSVRRTVSAAGTALLGVLTAVVVLPGTAQAASPGSCSAQRNGPVGAVSCSGVAPSTVWRAEAGCFYVDGGTPVDYKVYGSLVTGNGTSTAVCSLPRSYVGKLLDAVVVGVSGKQGRLVGYGGKCVDVKGGKTTVATPVQIYDCNGTNAQWWTIGDDHTVRALGKCLNVVWAGTANGTKVEIYDCIADSQSEKWVLQNDGSLRNENSGKCLDDLGFNTANGTQLGIWDCNGAANQKWVVTP, encoded by the coding sequence ATGACTGTGAGACGTAGCGTCAGACGAACCGTGTCGGCGGCGGGAACGGCTCTCCTGGGAGTGCTGACCGCCGTGGTCGTCCTCCCCGGCACCGCACAGGCCGCGAGCCCGGGGAGCTGTTCGGCCCAGCGCAACGGCCCGGTCGGTGCGGTGTCGTGCAGCGGGGTGGCACCGAGCACGGTGTGGCGGGCGGAGGCCGGCTGCTTCTACGTCGACGGCGGGACGCCGGTCGACTACAAGGTGTACGGCAGCCTGGTCACCGGCAACGGCACCTCGACGGCCGTCTGCTCGCTGCCGCGCTCCTACGTGGGCAAGCTGCTGGACGCGGTGGTCGTGGGCGTCTCGGGCAAGCAGGGCCGGCTCGTCGGCTACGGCGGCAAGTGCGTGGACGTGAAGGGCGGCAAGACCACGGTCGCCACCCCGGTCCAGATCTACGACTGCAACGGCACGAACGCGCAGTGGTGGACCATCGGCGACGATCACACGGTCCGGGCGCTGGGCAAGTGCCTGAACGTCGTCTGGGCCGGTACCGCCAACGGCACCAAGGTGGAGATCTACGACTGCATCGCGGACAGCCAGAGCGAGAAGTGGGTGCTCCAGAACGACGGCTCCCTGCGGAACGAGAACTCCGGCAAGTGCCTCGACGACCTGGGCTTCAACACCGCCAACGGCACCCAGCTGGGCATCTGGGACTGCAACGGCGCGGCCAACCAGAAGTGGGTCGTGACCCCCTGA
- a CDS encoding DUF5667 domain-containing protein encodes MIANVSAHRRANAFAQALEELSDRGAAAEQSEGPPPAPAAAEQTEQGRFLALASGLSALPKPELDPEVKAVQRAQLVAAMEAMLQEGTAAGEANELSVPGQRSPRGRGAHRASGLGRLRPRTRLAKGLTAGGLSVGVVASAFGGVAAASSDALPGDSLYGLKRGIEDFKLHYLTDGADGRGEAYLDLASTRLSEARRLLERGRGGHLDHESLGEIRRTLSGMQHDATEGHRLLHEAYERDPESLGPIQALSSFSRSHREAWGALRQKLPVQLGDVSDRVSSVFDAIDEEVAPLQSLLPQPSAPAGGDGGRHGSAPASPSGTAGATDRSAPPGTGGGAPESGHRSGSGSPSASSGSGGDSGEGLLGGTTGGLLDPPKASGSASPPAGRTPPPGAPDVTIPPLLPGLLPGLGIDGEDAK; translated from the coding sequence GTGATCGCGAACGTATCGGCGCACCGGCGGGCGAACGCCTTCGCCCAGGCCCTGGAGGAGCTGTCCGACCGGGGCGCGGCGGCCGAGCAGTCCGAGGGACCGCCACCGGCCCCAGCAGCGGCGGAGCAGACCGAGCAGGGCCGGTTCCTGGCCCTGGCGAGCGGTCTGTCCGCACTGCCGAAGCCGGAGCTGGACCCCGAGGTCAAGGCCGTCCAGCGGGCCCAGCTGGTGGCCGCCATGGAGGCCATGCTGCAAGAGGGCACCGCGGCGGGCGAGGCGAACGAGCTGTCGGTGCCCGGCCAGCGCAGTCCCCGCGGCAGGGGCGCGCACCGGGCGAGCGGCCTGGGCAGGCTGCGACCGCGTACGCGGCTGGCCAAGGGCCTGACCGCGGGTGGGCTCAGCGTCGGGGTGGTCGCGAGCGCCTTCGGCGGCGTGGCCGCCGCCAGCTCGGACGCCCTCCCCGGTGACTCGCTGTACGGCCTCAAGCGCGGCATCGAGGACTTCAAGCTGCACTATCTGACCGACGGGGCGGACGGCCGGGGCGAGGCGTACCTCGACCTCGCCTCGACCCGGCTGAGCGAGGCCAGACGGCTGCTGGAGCGCGGCCGCGGCGGCCACCTCGACCACGAGTCCCTCGGCGAGATCCGCCGCACCCTGTCCGGGATGCAGCACGACGCCACCGAGGGCCACCGCCTGCTCCACGAGGCGTACGAGCGCGACCCGGAGTCCCTGGGCCCCATCCAGGCCCTGTCCAGCTTCTCCCGGTCGCACCGCGAGGCGTGGGGCGCGCTGCGCCAGAAGCTGCCCGTGCAGCTCGGTGACGTCAGCGACCGGGTGTCGTCGGTGTTCGACGCCATAGACGAAGAGGTCGCCCCGCTCCAGTCGCTGCTGCCGCAGCCCTCGGCCCCGGCCGGCGGCGACGGCGGGCGGCACGGGAGCGCACCGGCCTCGCCGTCCGGCACCGCCGGCGCCACCGACCGGTCCGCCCCGCCCGGCACCGGCGGCGGCGCGCCCGAGAGCGGCCACCGGTCCGGCAGCGGCAGCCCCAGCGCCTCCTCGGGCAGTGGCGGCGACAGCGGCGAGGGCCTGCTCGGCGGCACCACCGGCGGCCTCCTCGACCCGCCGAAGGCCAGCGGCAGCGCCTCCCCGCCCGCGGGCAGGACACCGCCGCCCGGCGCCCCCGACGTCACCATCCCCCCGCTCCTCCCGGGCCTCCTGCCCGGTCTGGGCATCGACGGCGAGGACGCGAAGTAG
- a CDS encoding glutaredoxin family protein gives MSALFRRKASASSAAASAPRDRLVTLVRKPGCHLCDDAQAVVEKVCGELGVRWEGRDITEDAALYDAYWEQIPVVLIDGEQHTFWRVNEERLRRALAG, from the coding sequence ATGAGCGCCCTCTTCCGCCGCAAGGCGTCCGCGTCGTCCGCCGCCGCATCCGCCCCCCGGGACCGGCTGGTCACGCTCGTCCGCAAGCCCGGCTGCCATCTGTGCGACGACGCGCAGGCGGTCGTCGAGAAGGTGTGCGGGGAGCTGGGCGTGCGGTGGGAGGGCAGGGACATCACCGAGGACGCGGCGCTGTACGACGCGTACTGGGAGCAGATCCCGGTGGTGCTGATCGACGGGGAGCAGCACACCTTCTGGCGGGTGAACGAGGAGCGGCTGCGGCGGGCGCTCGCCGGCTGA
- a CDS encoding helix-turn-helix transcriptional regulator — MISASARLLRLVSVLAARPSWTCAELAERTGVTERTVRRDIARLREIGYAVESEPGPWGGYRLRAGSRVPPLILDDEEALAVAVGLREAALSGALGGDQAALSALLKLRQVLPRRIAERLEEMDAAFVHTPRTAEPQITSGMLLELAAACRRAERARLAYRDGKGRSTVRDVDPHRLVHTGRRWYFVARDVDRDEWRTFRADRVERLQPTGQPVELTDPPDPAQLVSRSTANGPYPLTATVRLPLPLEQALRLVPATVGTHRPDGPGATVVEIGGPDPDGLAGYLLGLAVPLRVLDPDSVREALVRRARELLAAQPED; from the coding sequence GTGATCAGTGCGTCCGCCCGGCTGCTGCGGCTGGTCTCCGTGCTGGCCGCCCGGCCGTCGTGGACCTGCGCCGAGCTGGCCGAGCGCACCGGGGTCACCGAGCGCACGGTGCGCCGCGACATCGCCCGGCTGCGGGAGATCGGCTACGCCGTCGAGTCCGAACCGGGCCCCTGGGGCGGCTACCGGCTGCGGGCCGGGTCCCGGGTGCCGCCGCTGATCCTGGACGACGAGGAGGCCCTGGCCGTGGCCGTGGGTCTGCGCGAGGCCGCGCTGAGCGGGGCGCTCGGCGGCGACCAGGCCGCGCTGTCGGCGCTGCTGAAGCTGCGCCAGGTGCTGCCGCGCCGGATCGCGGAGCGGCTGGAGGAGATGGACGCGGCCTTCGTGCACACCCCGCGCACCGCCGAGCCGCAGATCACCTCCGGGATGCTGCTGGAGCTGGCCGCCGCCTGCCGCCGGGCCGAGCGCGCCCGGCTGGCGTACCGGGACGGCAAGGGGCGGTCCACCGTCCGGGACGTCGATCCGCACCGGCTCGTGCACACCGGCCGCCGCTGGTACTTCGTCGCCCGGGACGTGGACCGCGACGAGTGGCGCACCTTCCGCGCCGACCGGGTCGAGCGCCTCCAGCCGACCGGGCAGCCGGTGGAGCTGACCGACCCGCCCGACCCGGCCCAGCTCGTCTCCCGCTCCACCGCCAACGGCCCCTATCCGCTGACCGCGACCGTCCGCCTCCCGCTGCCCCTGGAACAGGCGCTGCGGCTGGTCCCGGCGACCGTCGGCACCCACCGCCCGGACGGCCCCGGCGCCACCGTCGTCGAGATCGGCGGCCCGGACCCGGACGGCCTCGCCGGGTACCTGCTCGGTCTGGCCGTACCCCTGCGGGTCCTGGACCCGGACTCCGTGCGCGAGGCGCTGGTGCGCCGCGCCCGGGAGCTGCTGGCCGCCCAGCCGGAGGACTGA
- the hemC gene encoding hydroxymethylbilane synthase → MRNKALRLGTRRSRLAMAQSGQVADAVSQVTGRPVELVEITTYGDVSREHLAQIGGTGVFVAALREALLRGEVDFAVHSLKDLPTAQPDGLVLAAVPEREDPRDVLVARDALKFTDLPRGARIGTGAPRRMAQLNAYARAHGLDIKTVAIRGNVDTRIGFVRDGELDAVVLAAAGLNRIGRADEVTDFLSVDTVLPAPGQGALAVECSADDAELIAALAGLDDPLTRAAVTAERSLLAALEAGCSAPVGALADILADGQTVKEMRLRAVVGTTDGSALVQLSTTGPVPSTHDAAMAFGRELATDMLAQGAAGLMGERAH, encoded by the coding sequence ATGAGGAACAAGGCACTGAGACTGGGGACGAGGCGCAGCAGACTCGCCATGGCCCAGTCCGGGCAGGTGGCGGATGCCGTGAGCCAGGTGACCGGGCGGCCCGTCGAGCTCGTCGAGATCACCACGTACGGCGACGTCTCGCGCGAGCACCTGGCGCAGATCGGCGGCACGGGCGTGTTCGTCGCGGCGCTGCGCGAGGCGCTGCTGCGGGGCGAGGTGGACTTCGCGGTTCATTCGCTCAAGGACCTGCCGACCGCGCAGCCCGACGGCCTGGTCCTGGCCGCCGTGCCCGAGCGCGAGGACCCGCGGGACGTGCTGGTCGCACGGGACGCGCTGAAGTTCACCGACCTGCCGCGCGGCGCCCGCATAGGTACCGGCGCGCCGCGCCGGATGGCCCAGCTCAACGCGTACGCCCGCGCCCACGGCCTGGACATCAAGACCGTCGCGATCCGCGGCAACGTCGACACCCGCATCGGCTTCGTCCGGGACGGCGAGCTGGACGCGGTGGTCCTGGCCGCGGCCGGACTCAACCGGATCGGCCGCGCCGACGAGGTGACCGACTTCCTGTCGGTCGACACGGTTCTGCCCGCCCCCGGCCAGGGGGCACTGGCGGTCGAATGCTCCGCGGACGACGCGGAACTGATCGCCGCGCTCGCCGGACTCGACGACCCGCTCACGCGGGCCGCCGTGACGGCCGAGCGCTCACTGCTCGCCGCCCTGGAGGCCGGCTGCAGCGCCCCGGTGGGTGCTTTGGCCGACATCCTGGCCGACGGGCAGACTGTCAAGGAAATGCGCCTGCGGGCCGTCGTCGGCACGACCGACGGCAGCGCGCTGGTGCAGCTGTCCACCACCGGTCCCGTGCCCTCGACGCACGACGCGGCGATGGCGTTCGGTCGCGAACTCGCCACCGACATGCTCGCCCAGGGCGCGGCCGGTCTGATGGGGGAGCGAGCACATTGA